The DNA region AAAGTTTGCGAAGCGAGAGGAATAACTTTCTCCACCCTTTTGAATAATTCGCTACTTTTCTTTAATTTGAGTTTCATTTTTTTATCTAATTTCTAAGCTAAAGTATTAGATATTATACAAAACTTCTTTGCTTATTGAAATTTAAAAAACCAAGAAATAAATTTGACAAAAAAATGATTTTGACTTATGATTAAGTCTGTTGTTCTTCGTCGTCTCATTTACCTGAAATCTTGATCTAGGAGGTGTCCCCTGATATCCGAACAAGTCTTGCGAAAGAGTCTTAGGCGAGAGTTCGAAACTTTGCGTATGAGGAAGGCATACGAGTTACCAGACAACGTACAAGCAATCGTGAACCTGATCGGCGCAGGCAAAAAGTGTGCCGAGGATGTTTCAAGAACTGGTCACGTTGCTCGACTCGTGAGTCAGATTGGAGCAACAGGTTCAGGTCTTCCTGTGGTTTTTCTAAACGGAGAGTCAGAAGAGCTTGAAAATATGGTGGAGCTTGCCGTTCAAGCCGATATTCCGCCTCAGATCATCCGACTCCAAGACTGTGGTCGGAAAGGTGAGGCGAATACCAAAACTCAATTTCAGGCTTTGAAAGCCGACTTGGAGTCGTATGCGCTTTCGCGCATTGTTTTGGTGACAAGCACTTACCATGTTCCCCGGGTCGCAAGAACGGCGGTTAAACACCTCCCGCCGAGTGTCTGGTTTACTGTTGTCTCTGATCTGAACGATATTGAGCTCTACGACTGGGAGGAGAGGGTGGGGAGCGAAATTGAACGGATCATCCGTTACGTCGCAAAGGGAGACATTAGCGCCGAATTGCCGGCATAATCTCCCGACCATAAGTGAAAAGGGGTGTCCTTAACCGGGCACCCTTTATTTTTTGTCCTCTTTTAGTGATTTTAACAAACCTTCATTTCGCACAATTTTAGCATTCTTTGCCATCACCTCTGGATTTTCAAGAAGCAAGTCGCAGTATTCCTTAAATTCAAGCTCATATCCATAATTTTCAATCAAAAACTTAATTACTTCAAAATCTTCGGGGTTGTCGACGGTCAAACGGAATTTTGAAAGATCTTGATCGTTTTCTATATTTACCTTTTTGTACTTTGGATTATTACGGATATACAAAGTTACATGTTCCCTTTCAGATCCAAGCTTGGCTTCTTCATCTGATTCAAGCAAAGATTTTCTAGTGAAGACTTCTACATCAATACCGTCTGGGTAAGTTTCCTTAAGAGCATTACTTGCGTAGTCTGCTTTTTCTTTTTTAAAAGCTGAAACTACTTCGTCTACAACTTCTGGATCAATAAGCGGGCAATCGCCGGTAACGCGAACAATTGTGTCAAACTCTGGATACTCTCTAGCGCAATCGGCAAAACGCTTTAAAACGTCGTTCAAAGATCCGCGAAAATAATTTTGATTGTTCCCGCGACAAAACTCTATAACCTCGTTATCATCTTCGTGATCACTCGTTGCTAAAACAATTTTGTCAATTTTTTCGGATTTTTTAAGGCGTTCCAAAACATACCAAAGCATCGGCTTTCTGTTTATTTCTTTCAAGATTTTGCCTGGTAAACGAGTCGAGCTAATTCTAGCTTGAACAATACAGAGAGTTTTCATATCAGGTATTTTAAAATTTCTTTAGCTTGGGTAACATCGTTAAAAGTTTTCTTTTTTTCCTTTACTGATTTCAAAAAATATTTAACTTCTTCAATATACATCTCGTTTTTATCGTATTCTTTTTCTCCAAAAATTTTCTTTACACTCTTCTCATTTTCAAGCCAGACAATATTCTCATTCCAATCCCAAGATAAATTACCTTTTTCTCCGACAACCCGACAAATTCTATGATATTTTTTAGACAAATAATCACAAGACACTGAACCAGATAAACCGTTTTTAAACTGAAAAATTCCCTTAGCGATATCTTCTGTTTCAATTTTCAAACTACCACTGTGTTCCTTAATAATTAAGTGTTTTTTTACTGGCGAAAAATTATTGATCCAAAACAGAAGATCAAATTCGTGAATATCGTCTAAAACTATCCCTCCGCCCATTTTATTTTTCGCGGCATAGTTTTTTCTGTAATCAGTTCCCGGCCGCCAATATGGAAGATAATATCCGAACTCGTGGTCTACGCTATAAATCTTACCAAGTTTTCCACTATCAATATATTTTTTGATTACCAAAAAGGCTGGATGAAAACGCATATTGCAGGCAACCATATCTATAAGTTTTTTACTTTTTAAAAGTTTTTCCAGTTTAGTTACGCCCTTCAAATCATGAGAAAGGGGTTTTTCAATAAAAAGATGAAGTCCGGCTTCAGCGCATTTAATAGAAGCTTCAACATGTTTATGATTTGGGTTGCAAATAAATGCAATATCAAAGTTACCCAAAGTTTTCTTATCCAGGATTTTTATCTTTAATTTCTGATATTTGATCTTTTTTACATCTGTATCAAAAACAGTAATGTTTTTATAACCAAGAGAAACAAGATTCCTGTAATGCCTCTGCCCAATCGATCCAAACCCGATTATTAGAATTTTTGTATTATTTTTTGTCTCCTGCATGATACATCTTATAAAAAAAAGAATCTGTTCTAGAAAGCAAATCCCCCGGTTTCCCCTCCTCAATAATCCGACCTTTGTCCAAAACTAAAAGATGATCAACATTCATAATCGTTGACAAGCGATGAGCAATTATAAAAAGAGTGGTTTCCCCACGGAGATTATCAATGGCTCTACGTACTGCTAATTCTGACTCATTATCAAGAGCACTAGTTGCTTCGTCAAGGATAAGAAGTTGGGGATTGCGAGCAAAGACACGCGCCAAAATAAGCCTTTGGCGCTGTCCGACAGACAACATCATGCCACGATCACCGACCAAAGTGTCCAAACCTTGAGGAAGTTCTCTTATTAGATCTCTTATATAGGACTTTTCTAATGCTTCAATAACACGCTCGTCGCTTATACTTTCGTCATACAACTTTATATTGCTTCTAATAGTGTCGTGTAGCAAAAAGGGATCTTGTGATACATATCCGATATTGCGTCGCCATTCGTCAAGATCAAATTCGTTTGCTTCTACCCCATCAAGCAGAATTTTACCGGAACCAGGATTAAACAAGCGCAACAAAAGATCAGCTAGAGTGGTTTTACCTGCACCAGAAGAACCAATAATTCCAACCGACGCGCCCTTGCGAACAGTAAAGCTAATATCTTTAAAAACAGGTTCGCGATTATCGTAAGAAAAAGCAACATTTGAAAACTTAAGATCGTTCTTAAAAACAAAAGGTTTGCCTCCTTGAGAAATTTCCTCTTTGGAATTCAAAAGAGCGTAGTGAAATTCAGCGAAATTACTTACATGAGGTACGTAACTTACAAGAGACTGGAGAACACTTTGAATCGATTGGATTTGAGATACAACTCTATAGATTAGGTATAAAAGGACTGCGAATACAGCAAAATTAAACTCTGGCTTCCCGTAAGAAAAAAAGAATGTGATAAAAATTATTAAAACTGCCAGCGGTTGGAAAAAAATTGTACCTAAAGGATAAAGAGCCGAGAAACGCAAACTAGCATCGGTAAAATCAGTTGCAAATTTATCGCTTTGTCTCTGTACAAACACCCTGGAAATTCCGGTTTTAATCATCTTAATCCCGGTCATGAGTTGGTACATATAATGGACAAAGTCTTTTTCAATCTCTATAATCTTTCTTGAATAGCGACGAATAGCGACTAGTACAAAACGCAAAAGTAACATAAATACCAAACCGCTACCTAATGCCACAGCAGTCATTAAAGGAGAGATCATAAAAGCAAACACTATATAAACAACCAGGAGCAAGGAACTGTGAAGCAAACCTATCCCGCGCGATAGAAAATCAATCACCTGGGGAATATCTCGAGACATAATGTATTGAACATGACCGAACTTCTGTTTTATTAAAAACAGCCAATTGGCATTGTAGGCATTCAGCAGAAAGTTCTGTCTAAGTAATATGGAGAGTTTATAGCTTAAAAAGTTTTGCAGAAAAGACGCCACCCAGAGCATGGAAGCTCTGGCTACAAAAAAGAAAAATATTAAAAGCAATAAAACTTGCGGACTTTGATCTACTTGTAGTCGCGAGATTAATCCATAAAAAAAAGCAATTACCTTATTTGGAGCCTCGTAAGGGACACCACTTAACGAAGAAAGAAAAGGAATCAAGATTGTAATGCCAAAGCTTTCAAAAAGCGCTCCCAAAAAAGTTACTAAAAAAATCGGTATGATAAGAAACCAAAATCGACGTAGTAGCTCCGAGATAAACCTTACTGTTGTAGAACTGTTTAGGTATCGTTGAATCATTTTTTAAAGAAATATCTAATCTTTTTTGAAAAAGTCTTTCAATGTTTTTGCTATAAAATTGATATCCTTGTCAGACAACAAAGGGTGAATGGGTAGAGTGATAGCTGTCTTATGATATAAATCAGTATTTTTTAATTTTGTTTTTGCATAGCCATTTTTTCTATAATAAGGATGGGAGTAAACTGCCGGATAATGGAAATTTACTCCAATACCTTTTTCTTTCAAAAAATTATAAAGAGGAAAACGATCTTTTTCTTTTACAGTTCTAATAACATAAACATGCCAACCAGATAAGACATTTTCTGACTCAATTGGTAAAATTATTTCTTTAATGCCTCCGATTAATTTCTCATACTTTTTTACAATCACTCTTCTCTTTTCAACAAAATAAGGGAGACGTTCTAATTGAGACAACCCTAGTGCGCACTGAATATCAGTTATACGGTAGTTATACCCCATTTCTGTCATAACATTAAAACCTTTTTTATCCTTATGGATTCCGTGACTTCGTAATGACAAAAGTCGGTCATATGATTTTTTACTATTTGTTAGAATAGCCCCTCCTTCACCTGTTGTTATGGCTTTCACAGCATGAAAACTCATGACGGTCATATCCCCTATCCCACCAATTGGTTTTTTCTTATAAACGGAACCGAGAGCATGACATCCGTCTTCGATAACTTTCAATTTATACTTTTTGGCAATTTTTAAAATTGTATCCATTTCACAAGCTCCCCCAGCAAAATGAACGGGAACAATCGCTTTGGTTTTTTTATTAATAAGACCCTCTATTTTTGTTTCATCAATATTATAAGTATCAAGACGAATGTCACAAAAGACAGGTTTGGCGCCAACTGCAAGCAACATATTTGAAGTTGCCACAAAAGTATTAGGTGTTGTTATAACTTCGTCCCCTTCCTTTAGACCAGCGACAAGGTATGCGAGATGTAATGCAGCCGTACCGTTTGATACAGCTATCGCGTATTTGGACCCACAATATTTTGCTAAGGCATTTTCAAACTCCAAAACTTTTGGCCCCTGCGTTAAAAAAGGAGATTTTAAAGCTTTAACTACTGCATCAATATCACTTTTGTCTAAACATTGTTTTCCGTAAGGAATCATATAATTTAAAATTTGTATTTTTGCCTAAAAAATCATCGCGGAGTAAGATTAAA from Candidatus Paceibacterota bacterium includes:
- the pseC gene encoding UDP-4-amino-4,6-dideoxy-N-acetyl-beta-L-altrosamine transaminase yields the protein MIPYGKQCLDKSDIDAVVKALKSPFLTQGPKVLEFENALAKYCGSKYAIAVSNGTAALHLAYLVAGLKEGDEVITTPNTFVATSNMLLAVGAKPVFCDIRLDTYNIDETKIEGLINKKTKAIVPVHFAGGACEMDTILKIAKKYKLKVIEDGCHALGSVYKKKPIGGIGDMTVMSFHAVKAITTGEGGAILTNSKKSYDRLLSLRSHGIHKDKKGFNVMTEMGYNYRITDIQCALGLSQLERLPYFVEKRRVIVKKYEKLIGGIKEIILPIESENVLSGWHVYVIRTVKEKDRFPLYNFLKEKGIGVNFHYPAVYSHPYYRKNGYAKTKLKNTDLYHKTAITLPIHPLLSDKDINFIAKTLKDFFKKD
- a CDS encoding glycosyltransferase family protein — protein: MKTLCIVQARISSTRLPGKILKEINRKPMLWYVLERLKKSEKIDKIVLATSDHEDDNEVIEFCRGNNQNYFRGSLNDVLKRFADCAREYPEFDTIVRVTGDCPLIDPEVVDEVVSAFKKEKADYASNALKETYPDGIDVEVFTRKSLLESDEEAKLGSEREHVTLYIRNNPKYKKVNIENDQDLSKFRLTVDNPEDFEVIKFLIENYGYELEFKEYCDLLLENPEVMAKNAKIVRNEGLLKSLKEDKK
- a CDS encoding Gfo/Idh/MocA family oxidoreductase; amino-acid sequence: MQETKNNTKILIIGFGSIGQRHYRNLVSLGYKNITVFDTDVKKIKYQKLKIKILDKKTLGNFDIAFICNPNHKHVEASIKCAEAGLHLFIEKPLSHDLKGVTKLEKLLKSKKLIDMVACNMRFHPAFLVIKKYIDSGKLGKIYSVDHEFGYYLPYWRPGTDYRKNYAAKNKMGGGIVLDDIHEFDLLFWINNFSPVKKHLIIKEHSGSLKIETEDIAKGIFQFKNGLSGSVSCDYLSKKYHRICRVVGEKGNLSWDWNENIVWLENEKSVKKIFGEKEYDKNEMYIEEVKYFLKSVKEKKKTFNDVTQAKEILKYLI
- a CDS encoding ElyC/SanA/YdcF family protein, which codes for MRKAYELPDNVQAIVNLIGAGKKCAEDVSRTGHVARLVSQIGATGSGLPVVFLNGESEELENMVELAVQADIPPQIIRLQDCGRKGEANTKTQFQALKADLESYALSRIVLVTSTYHVPRVARTAVKHLPPSVWFTVVSDLNDIELYDWEERVGSEIERIIRYVAKGDISAELPA
- a CDS encoding ABC transporter ATP-binding protein → MIQRYLNSSTTVRFISELLRRFWFLIIPIFLVTFLGALFESFGITILIPFLSSLSGVPYEAPNKVIAFFYGLISRLQVDQSPQVLLLLIFFFFVARASMLWVASFLQNFLSYKLSILLRQNFLLNAYNANWLFLIKQKFGHVQYIMSRDIPQVIDFLSRGIGLLHSSLLLVVYIVFAFMISPLMTAVALGSGLVFMLLLRFVLVAIRRYSRKIIEIEKDFVHYMYQLMTGIKMIKTGISRVFVQRQSDKFATDFTDASLRFSALYPLGTIFFQPLAVLIIFITFFFSYGKPEFNFAVFAVLLYLIYRVVSQIQSIQSVLQSLVSYVPHVSNFAEFHYALLNSKEEISQGGKPFVFKNDLKFSNVAFSYDNREPVFKDISFTVRKGASVGIIGSSGAGKTTLADLLLRLFNPGSGKILLDGVEANEFDLDEWRRNIGYVSQDPFLLHDTIRSNIKLYDESISDERVIEALEKSYIRDLIRELPQGLDTLVGDRGMMLSVGQRQRLILARVFARNPQLLILDEATSALDNESELAVRRAIDNLRGETTLFIIAHRLSTIMNVDHLLVLDKGRIIEEGKPGDLLSRTDSFFYKMYHAGDKK